A single region of the Penaeus monodon isolate SGIC_2016 chromosome 18, NSTDA_Pmon_1, whole genome shotgun sequence genome encodes:
- the LOC119584508 gene encoding pre-mRNA-splicing factor RBM22-like encodes MAMSKSTNTYNRQNWEDSDFPILCQTCLGDNPYVRMMRDRYGKECKICTRPFTVFRWCPGARMRFKKTEVCQTCAKIKNVCQTCLLDLEYGLPTQVRDSALSLADEMPKSDVNKEFYIQNMEKQMAATSDGSTAGGVLGKTKTHSEMLLRLARTTPYYKRNRPHICSFWVKGECKRGEECPYRHEKPTDPDDPLADQNIKDRYYGVNDPVADKLLKRAAAMPRLEPPEDKSITTLYVGNLGDRIGEKELRDHFYQYGELRSVNVVAKQQYAFVQFTTRSAAELAAERTFNKLIIQGRRLNIKWGRSQARQGGLGIGGIEGLEGEEVAPQPLEPVPGLPTLPPPPEELQNNFFNLPSQAASIPLPPGQAPAVAGAPSIRPPMPPGQAPPRPPVPPPGSLPGGPPPVSGPLGPRPPPGVPPAPPGHLPPLQPPPFFPPHLRAPLRPPPGVRPPTYFPQPPPIPGVGPPPPLTHGIIHYPSQDPTQMGANPDKK; translated from the exons ATGGCTATGTCCAAGTCAACCAACACTTATAATCGACAGAACTGGGAAGATTCG GATTTTCCAATCCTGTGTCAGACATGCCTGGGCGACAATCCTTATGTGCGGATGATGAGGGACAGATACGGCAAGGAGTGCAAGATATGTACACGACCCTTCACTGTCTTTAGATG GTGTCCAGGAGCGAGAATGAGATTCAAGAAGACAGAGGTGTGCCAGACATGTGCCAAAATCAAGAATGTATGCCAGACCTGCCTTCTGGATCTGGAGTATGGGCTCCCCACTCAG GTACGAGACTCAGCTCTTAGCCTAGCAGATGAGATGCCAAAAAGTGATGTCAATAAAGAGTTCTACATCCAGAACATGGAGAAACAGATGGCAGCTACATCTGATGGTAGCACAGCAGGAGGAGTTTTaggcaaaacaaaaacacattcagAGATGCTCCTGCGTCTGGCTCGTACAACACCATACTACAAGCGGAACCGGCCCCACATTTGCTCATTCTGGGTGAAGGGTGAATGCAAACGAGGTGAAGAATGTCCGTACCGGCATGAGAAGCCCACTGACCCTGATGACCCTCTGGCTGATCAGAATATCAAGGACCGTTACTATGGTGTCAATGATCCTGTTGCTGACAAGTTACTGAAGAGGGCTGCAGCCATGCCCAGGCTGGAACCCCCAGAGGACAAGTCCATCACTACATTGTATGTGGGTAACCTAGGTGACAGGATTGGTGAGAAGGAGTTGCGAGACCATTTCTACCAGTATGGGGAGCTACGCAGTGTAAATGTGGTGGCTAAGCAGCAGTATGCCTTTGTGCAATTTACCACACGTTCTGCTGCAGAACTTGCTGCAGAGCGCACCTTCAACAAACTTATCATTCAGGGAAGGCGGCTCAACATAAAATGGGGCCGGTCGCAGGCCAGACAAGGTGGTCTTGGCATTGGGGGCATTGAAGGtcttgagggagaggaggtggctCCACAACCTTTGGAGCCAGTTCCTGGCCTGCCCACACTACCTCCACCTCCAGAGGAACTTCAGAACAACTTCTTCAATCTACCCTCACAGGCAGCCAGCATACCACTCCCACCAGGACAGGCACCAGCTGTCGCTGGGGCACCATCAATCCGACCCCCTATGCCTCCAGGCCAAGCTCCTCCCAGacctcctgtccctcctccagGCAGCCTCCCAGGAGGCCCTCCTCCTGTGAGTGGTCCCCTTGGCCCACGTCCACCCCCAGGGGTTCCCCCTGCTCCTCCAGGTCACCTGCCACCCCTCCagccccctcctttcttccccccacaCCTTCGTGCCCCACTTCGCCCCCCACCAGGAGTTCGCCCTCCAACATACTTCCCCCAGCCACCTCCCATCCCAGGTGTaggaccccctcctcccctcacacatGGCATCATCCACTACCCCTCGCAAGATCCCACACAAATGGGGGCCAATCCAGACAagaaatag
- the LOC119584779 gene encoding LOW QUALITY PROTEIN: negative elongation factor E-like (The sequence of the model RefSeq protein was modified relative to this genomic sequence to represent the inferred CDS: deleted 1 base in 1 codon), with amino-acid sequence MVYLHFPSNMTEEEQMLQAKYQKLRRKKKALQALKAPKQEPEPLVPLKRPMEAKDAKEMAKKLIKSGAIKVPERPQPATEKTTFKRSMGLERKLSAADKAPSGYQPFSTSHPEEEIHESRQKSKQTVYKFYTEGDWKLKRKRDAA; translated from the exons ATGGTCTATCTTCACTTTCCTAGCAACATGACGGAGGAGGAGCAGATGCTTCAGGCGAAGTATCAGAAATTAAGACGAAAG AAAAAGGCACTGCAAGCTCTGAAAGCACCGAAGCAAGAACCAGAACCACTAGTGCCTCTGAAGCGGCCAATGGAAGCAAAGGATGCCAAGGAAATGGCTAAGAAATTGATAAAATCAGGGGCTATCAAAGTACCCGAGCGACCTCAGCCAGCCACAGAGAAGACAACTTTCAAAAGATCTATG GGATTGGAGAGAAAGCTATCTGCTGCAGATAAGGCTCCCTCAGGATATCAGCCA TTTTCTACCTCGCATCCAGAAGAAGAGATCCATGAGTCAAGGCAGAAGTCAAAG CAAACTGTTTACAAATTTTACACAGAAGGGGACTggaaattaaaaaggaagagggat GCAGCATAG
- the LOC119584780 gene encoding E3 ubiquitin-protein ligase arc-1-like gives MNTIRDEKMYLRARIGRNIKCPKCNISYRTDNRRSPNRRAPVLLSCGHSCCETCAQSALLYICSLCNEKTRVIRGQLPKHLYIFGLVTESFSVPINLDGHLEMRLDPIRMLAVKEHMKGLCQECSENKATFRCRKCMSELCDPCFKKIHAHKTMKKHIPEPLYAVQSAYLRPPCPSHPDVISSHMCYTCSSEDVGQNMFCTTCFMFGSHSQHDVVEFDMLAEKYMTEVKVGVEELTGAIDQLQESRLCSTLCIGNEWFLLLESTSRLGELRTTDEADACKIPLPFCKQRSKLSLTRRNWT, from the exons ATGAACACAATTCGAGACGAGAAAATGTATTTACGGGCGAGGATTGGGAGGAATATAAAGTGCCCCAAATGCAACATTTCCTACAGAAcag ATAATAGGCGTTCCCCAAATAGGCGAGCACCAGTCCTGCTGTCATGTGGTCACAGTTGTTGTGAAACCTGTGCTCAGAGTGCATTGTTGTACATCTGTAGTCTTTGCAATGAG AAAACAAGAGTTATAAGAGGTCAGCTGCCAAAACACCTTTATATTTTTGGCCTTGTTACAGAGTCCTTTTCTGTCCCCATCAACTTAGA TGGACACTTGGAAATGAGACTTGATCCTATTAGAATGCTTGCTGTTAAAGAGCACATGAAAG GACTCTGTCAGGAATGCAGTGAGAACAAGGCTACATTTAGGTGCAGGAAATGCATGTCTGAATTATGTGACCCATGTTTCAAGAAG ATCCATGCACACAAAACCATGAAGAAACACATACCAGAGCCACTCTACGCAGTTCAGTCTGCTTACCTTAGGCCTCCATGTCCAAGTCACCCTGATGTAATCTCCTCTCATATGTGCTACACTTGCTCTAGTGAGGATGTGGGTCAGAAT ATGTTTTGTACAACATGTTTTATGTTTGGATCTCATAGTCAACATGATGTCGTTGAATTTGATATGCTT GCAGAGAAGTACATGACAGAGGTAAAAGTAGGAGTTGAGGAATTAACAGGTGCCATAGACCAACTGCAGGAGAGCCGTTTG TGTAGCACATTGTGCATTGGCAACGAATGGTTCTTATTGTTGGAATCTACAAGCC GTCTAGGTGAACTTCGCACCACGGATGAAGCAGACGCGTGCAAGATCCCTTTACCTTTCTGCAAACAGAGGTCTAAACTTTCACTTACCCGCAGGAACTGGACGTAA